Proteins from a single region of Candidatus Methanomethylicota archaeon:
- a CDS encoding fumarate hydratase has protein sequence MSLDKRIEDAIVMLLKAASIYLPQDVKNALIKARDLEDNPLAKAQLDAIIRNCELAEVEGKPICQDTGLISFYVSVGDEFPVKGALADILRKATIRATREIPLRPNSVDVLSGKNPGDNTGRYVPHIEWELIPNSSELKVTAFPKGGGSEGPCLAKVILPTEGLRYAKKIVLDAVAEAGPKPCPPTVIGVGLGGTMDYAVKLAKKALLRPIGVRSDVEGLAKLEVELLELVNSLGIGPHGVGGKTTALDVHVDCAHRHPASYAVAVVFNCWAVRRSTMIMDSRGNVDFITHKFMNELWR, from the coding sequence TTGTCTTTGGATAAGAGGATTGAGGATGCCATTGTAATGCTTCTTAAAGCTGCATCAATATATCTTCCGCAAGACGTTAAGAATGCATTGATTAAAGCTAGGGATTTGGAGGATAATCCACTTGCAAAGGCCCAGCTTGATGCAATTATTAGGAATTGTGAACTTGCTGAAGTTGAGGGGAAGCCTATATGCCAGGATACTGGACTCATATCATTCTATGTTTCCGTTGGGGATGAGTTTCCAGTTAAGGGTGCATTGGCTGATATACTTAGGAAAGCCACCATTAGAGCAACAAGAGAAATACCCCTCAGACCGAATTCAGTGGATGTTTTAAGTGGGAAGAATCCCGGCGATAATACTGGTAGATATGTGCCACACATAGAATGGGAACTCATACCGAATAGTAGTGAACTTAAGGTGACAGCATTCCCGAAGGGTGGTGGAAGTGAGGGGCCATGCTTAGCTAAAGTCATCCTACCCACTGAGGGGTTAAGGTATGCTAAGAAGATAGTTTTAGATGCTGTTGCAGAGGCTGGACCTAAACCATGCCCACCCACAGTTATAGGTGTTGGTTTGGGTGGAACAATGGATTATGCAGTTAAACTTGCAAAGAAGGCTCTACTTAGACCTATTGGTGTTAGGAGTGATGTTGAAGGTCTAGCTAAACTTGAAGTTGAATTACTTGAACTTGTGAATAGTTTAGGTATAGGTCCACATGGCGTTGGAGGTAAGACTACTGCTCTAGATGTCCATGTGGATTGCGCCCATAGGCATCCAGCATCATATGCTGTAGCTGTAGTATTCAATTGCTGGGCTGTTAGGAGGTCAACTATGATCATGGATTCCAGGGGGAACGTTGATTTCATAACACATAAATTCATGAATGAATTGTGGAGGTGA
- a CDS encoding molybdenum cofactor biosynthesis protein MoaE, with translation MSLVFLGDLEGVDFNSLINRLKSSSPNVGCILLFIGFVRSEGANGGVVKELDYEAYGDLAKAELESIVGDAMKCDGVYSVAVMHKVGRAFPGEHTFIVGVASKHRSEGFKVLREIVERVKSEVHIWKKEVTDKGEVWIPHKS, from the coding sequence TTGAGTCTAGTATTTTTGGGGGATTTGGAGGGCGTGGATTTCAATAGCCTCATTAATCGTTTGAAATCTTCATCACCAAATGTTGGTTGCATCCTATTATTCATAGGTTTTGTTAGATCTGAGGGTGCTAATGGGGGGGTTGTGAAGGAGCTCGATTATGAGGCTTATGGTGATCTAGCTAAAGCTGAATTGGAGAGTATAGTGGGGGATGCCATGAAGTGTGATGGTGTTTACTCGGTGGCTGTTATGCATAAAGTTGGGCGTGCATTTCCAGGTGAACATACATTCATAGTTGGAGTTGCATCTAAACATAGGAGTGAAGGGTTTAAGGTTTTAAGGGAGATCGTTGAAAGGGTTAAAAGTGAAGTTCACATATGGAAGAAGGAAGTTACCGATAAAGGTGAAGTATGGATCCCCCATAAATCGTAA
- a CDS encoding YkgJ family cysteine cluster protein — MERGERYIPWREAKLWRCIRCGECCRAYIVPLKMNEAASLTRKYGPVVVYYNGKYYLSKKGDGSCIFLTKVNGIAYCTIYLERPLTCKLYPFHLSVKPMEGVSEENARIEFEDMELYLYLDSLCPGIGHGYRIEDFIPKIVDLWRIYSSTR; from the coding sequence ATGGAGAGGGGGGAGAGATACATACCATGGAGGGAAGCTAAATTATGGAGATGCATTAGATGTGGTGAATGTTGCAGAGCATATATAGTACCATTAAAGATGAATGAAGCAGCGTCACTTACAAGGAAGTATGGACCCGTAGTGGTATACTATAATGGGAAGTACTATTTGTCTAAGAAGGGTGATGGTTCATGCATATTCCTAACAAAAGTTAATGGAATAGCGTACTGCACAATCTACCTTGAAAGACCACTAACTTGTAAACTATACCCATTCCACTTATCAGTGAAGCCAATGGAGGGGGTTAGTGAGGAGAATGCGAGGATCGAATTTGAGGATATGGAGCTGTACCTATACCTCGACTCACTATGCCCAGGGATAGGGCATGGATATAGGATAGAAGACTTCATACCAAAAATCGTTGATCTTTGGAGGATATATTCATCCACACGTTAA
- the pyrF gene encoding orotidine-5'-phosphate decarboxylase, with product MGFKDYIASVSRSRGSRIILALDLSMLPRDAGFNSLKERALKILSLVSPYICAVKVNMQLLLPLGLYGGVSDIVDLAHKLGIPAIMDCKLSDVGHTNIWAAKHYFEAGFDAIIVNPLVGWSEGVEPIFEVARDYGGRGVILLTYMSHKASPESYELPVYVEGGLKPLYMVFAERALKWGADGVVVGATYPERIREVRKLLGDNIPIYTPGVGFQGGDVKNCLNAGSEYFIVGRSIFEAKEPEVAAKRFRDMSWI from the coding sequence TTGGGGTTTAAGGATTATATTGCCTCGGTATCTAGGTCTAGGGGGAGTAGGATTATTCTAGCTTTGGATTTATCCATGCTTCCAAGGGATGCGGGTTTCAATTCTTTGAAGGAGAGGGCTTTGAAGATTCTCTCCCTAGTTTCACCATATATATGTGCTGTTAAGGTTAATATGCAGTTGCTATTGCCCCTTGGACTTTATGGTGGGGTTAGTGATATTGTGGATTTAGCCCATAAGCTTGGGATTCCAGCTATAATGGATTGTAAGCTTAGTGATGTTGGTCACACCAACATTTGGGCTGCTAAACATTATTTTGAAGCTGGATTTGATGCCATCATAGTTAATCCATTGGTGGGTTGGAGTGAGGGTGTTGAGCCAATATTTGAGGTTGCTAGGGATTATGGTGGTAGGGGGGTTATACTACTCACATATATGAGTCATAAGGCTTCCCCTGAAAGTTATGAGCTTCCAGTTTACGTTGAGGGGGGCTTAAAACCTCTATACATGGTTTTCGCTGAGAGGGCTCTTAAATGGGGGGCTGATGGCGTTGTTGTGGGAGCCACATACCCTGAAAGGATAAGGGAAGTTAGGAAGCTACTTGGAGATAACATTCCAATATATACTCCCGGAGTTGGCTTTCAAGGTGGGGATGTTAAGAATTGTTTGAATGCAGGTTCAGAATACTTTATTGTGGGGAGATCTATATTTGAAGCGAAGGAACCTGAAGTTGCGGCTAAAAGGTTTAGGGATATGAGTTGGATTTAA
- a CDS encoding tRNA (adenine-N1)-methyltransferase: MISENDYVILYFDQRVNYMIKLKKDQVFHSHKGYIKTNDIIGKRYGEKVKSHIGVEFHILKPTIRDYVMKASRKTQIIYPKDIATIIHYSGIGPGSRVIEAGTGSGALTMALAYYVKPNGKVYSYDNREEHIKVAKSNIEKAGLMDYVELKLKDVSEGFDERDVDAVILDLPSPWLIVEKAYEALADWGIIVSYSPSIEQVIKTVEALERAKFIGIECIENIQRRWKVKPNETRPETLMIGHTGYIVLARKSLED; this comes from the coding sequence ATGATAAGTGAAAACGACTATGTAATACTATACTTCGATCAAAGGGTAAACTACATGATAAAGTTGAAGAAGGATCAAGTATTCCACAGCCATAAGGGGTATATAAAGACAAACGACATAATAGGGAAGAGGTATGGGGAGAAGGTGAAAAGCCACATTGGAGTAGAATTCCACATACTAAAACCAACAATAAGGGATTATGTAATGAAAGCTTCAAGGAAAACGCAGATAATATACCCAAAAGATATTGCAACAATAATACATTACTCTGGAATAGGCCCAGGATCAAGAGTTATAGAAGCTGGAACAGGGTCAGGGGCCCTAACAATGGCATTAGCATACTATGTGAAGCCAAATGGTAAAGTATACAGTTACGACAATAGAGAGGAACATATAAAGGTGGCTAAAAGCAACATTGAAAAAGCCGGATTAATGGATTACGTGGAACTGAAACTTAAAGATGTAAGTGAGGGGTTTGATGAGAGGGATGTGGATGCAGTGATACTAGACCTACCATCACCATGGCTAATAGTGGAAAAAGCATATGAGGCATTAGCTGATTGGGGGATAATAGTCAGCTACAGCCCATCAATAGAGCAAGTGATAAAGACTGTTGAAGCATTGGAGAGGGCAAAATTCATTGGAATAGAATGCATAGAGAATATTCAGAGGAGGTGGAAAGTGAAGCCTAATGAGACGAGACCAGAAACATTAATGATAGGGCATACAGGATACATAGTATTGGCCAGAAAATCCTTGGAGGATTGA
- the cofE gene encoding coenzyme F420-0:L-glutamate ligase translates to MKMNYKKIEIIGLRGIPDIKAGDDLAKIICEKADEQIGGLMDGDIIVVASKIVAKAEGRIVKLSDVQPSPFARRVAELTGKTPELVELILRESNKIVKMKNGHLIVETKHGFVCANAGIDRSNVAGGEEIVSLLPEDPDQSARKIREDIKRMKNVDVAVIISDTFGRAWRRGHVNFAIGVAGICVIKDYRGSQDMYGYTLRVTQMAVVDELAAAAELAMGKSDRIPVVVIRGYDYPRGEDSIKNLLYPEDKDLFR, encoded by the coding sequence ATGAAGATGAACTATAAGAAGATAGAAATAATTGGTTTGAGGGGTATTCCAGATATAAAGGCTGGGGATGACTTAGCAAAGATAATATGTGAAAAGGCAGATGAACAGATTGGAGGGTTAATGGATGGGGATATAATAGTTGTAGCCAGCAAGATAGTTGCTAAAGCTGAGGGGAGGATAGTTAAGTTAAGCGATGTACAACCATCACCCTTCGCAAGGAGAGTTGCAGAATTAACGGGGAAAACACCTGAACTTGTGGAGTTAATACTTAGGGAGAGCAATAAGATAGTGAAGATGAAGAATGGACATTTAATAGTTGAAACAAAACATGGATTTGTATGCGCCAATGCGGGAATAGATAGATCAAATGTTGCTGGAGGTGAAGAAATTGTTTCACTACTACCAGAAGACCCAGATCAATCAGCCAGAAAGATAAGGGAGGATATAAAGAGGATGAAGAATGTTGATGTTGCAGTCATAATATCCGATACATTTGGGAGGGCTTGGAGGAGGGGGCATGTGAACTTCGCCATAGGGGTAGCTGGAATATGTGTTATAAAGGATTATAGGGGGAGCCAAGACATGTATGGCTACACTTTAAGGGTGACACAAATGGCTGTGGTTGATGAACTTGCAGCTGCAGCTGAATTGGCAATGGGGAAGAGTGATAGAATTCCAGTGGTTGTAATTAGGGGGTACGATTATCCGAGGGGGGAGGATTCCATAAAGAACTTACTATACCCCGAGGACAAAGACTTATTTAGATAG